In Ectothiorhodosinus mongolicus, one DNA window encodes the following:
- a CDS encoding site-2 protease family protein codes for MENLLQVIAIWALPVLFAITLHEAAHGWAAKQLGDPTAKMLGRLTLNPIKHVDPVGTILVPAGLLAFSLLTPAPPFVFGWAKPVPVNTRNLQKPRRDMAVVAIAGPLSNLLMAFFWALMIKLGLSLQGTFDWVAVPLVYMGVAGISINILLMVLNMMPVPPLDGGRVLSGFLRGRIAYNYDRLEPYGLVIVVVLLITGVLGAILFPIYGWFVELIQTLFALPSWR; via the coding sequence ATGGAGAATCTGCTCCAAGTCATCGCCATCTGGGCTTTGCCGGTGTTGTTTGCCATCACCTTGCATGAGGCCGCCCATGGCTGGGCCGCCAAACAACTGGGGGATCCCACGGCGAAGATGCTCGGCCGTTTAACCCTCAACCCCATCAAACACGTCGATCCGGTGGGCACTATTCTCGTGCCGGCCGGTCTGCTGGCCTTTAGTCTATTAACCCCGGCGCCGCCCTTTGTGTTTGGTTGGGCCAAGCCCGTGCCGGTGAACACCCGCAACCTACAAAAACCCCGCCGCGACATGGCGGTGGTGGCCATTGCCGGGCCGCTGTCGAACCTATTGATGGCCTTTTTCTGGGCGCTGATGATTAAGCTGGGTCTGAGTCTACAAGGGACCTTCGATTGGGTGGCCGTGCCTTTGGTCTACATGGGTGTGGCCGGTATCAGTATCAATATCCTGTTGATGGTACTGAATATGATGCCCGTACCGCCGCTGGATGGCGGGCGCGTCTTATCGGGTTTTCTGCGCGGCCGGATTGCCTATAATTATGATCGTCTTGAACCCTATGGACTGGTGATAGTGGTGGTTTTGTTGATTACCGGCGTGCTCGGCGCCATCCTATTCCCCATCTATGGCTGGTTTGTGGAGCTGAT